In the genome of Streptomyces sp. NBC_00190, one region contains:
- a CDS encoding response regulator transcription factor, producing MTIRVLIADDQAMVREAFSVLLGAQPDIEVVATAEDGTQAVARSAGLAPDVIVMDIRMPGLDGIEATRQITSMPGTSTKILILTTFNLDEYVYEALRAGASGFLLKDASGIQLAEAVRVVARGEALLAPDITMRLIAEFSRVSPGAKRPTGVRIDALTDRETEVLAQVAQGLSNAEIAQVLVVAEETVKTHVGRILRKLQLRDRTQAAVFAYESGLVAPGDAARWAPSLRAAP from the coding sequence ATGACCATCCGCGTGCTCATCGCCGACGACCAGGCCATGGTCCGGGAAGCCTTCTCCGTCCTGCTCGGTGCCCAGCCCGACATCGAGGTCGTTGCCACCGCCGAGGACGGCACGCAGGCCGTCGCCCGGTCCGCGGGACTGGCACCCGACGTGATCGTGATGGACATCCGGATGCCCGGCCTTGACGGCATCGAGGCCACCCGCCAGATCACGTCGATGCCCGGAACATCAACGAAGATCCTCATCCTGACCACCTTCAACCTCGACGAGTACGTCTACGAGGCACTGCGCGCCGGGGCCTCCGGATTTCTGCTCAAGGACGCCTCCGGCATCCAGCTCGCGGAAGCCGTAAGGGTGGTGGCCCGGGGCGAGGCTCTGCTTGCACCCGACATCACCATGCGGCTCATCGCCGAATTCTCCCGCGTGAGTCCTGGTGCCAAGCGGCCGACCGGCGTGCGCATCGATGCCCTTACCGACCGCGAGACCGAAGTTCTCGCACAGGTGGCACAGGGCCTCTCCAACGCGGAGATCGCCCAGGTGCTGGTCGTCGCCGAGGAGACGGTGAAGACGCACGTGGGCCGCATCCTGCGAAAGCTGCAGCTGCGCGATCGCACCCAGGCCGCCGTCTTCGCCTACGAATCCGGCCTGGTCGCCCCCGGCGACGCTGCCCGCTGGGCACCGTCGCTTCGGGCCGCCCCGTAG
- a CDS encoding sensor histidine kinase, translating into MPETTAAMADLPSLRILRADLITIQSCPMPPLSWPRWLRWLPHSLVCLAAALTAAAAGATAPVPATGHAAMLVVALRRPASAWWLSMAFLTGITLEYPPTHDTQIYVWMVHAGVLFLLALRVRLFSAITAAVFSALSAVLLKLSGSSVGSWKMIIGALALFAVAVVIGAVVRGRREDHARLTEQIAATARERALRTVLEERTRIARELHDVVAHHLSLISIQADAAPYRVQGPPPELVAELASIRANALEGLAELRHMLDLLRSNSPGDSTTGTSPQPSLAQLDGLLGNVRAAGLRATVRIEGTARHLPPGVELSAYRIIQEALSNVLRHAPGAETHVELVYARDTLGLRVVNGPAPLPAAPSPGAGHGVIGMRERIAMLGGDLAVGPAPDGGYKVSAALPTCTAPAVGKETYI; encoded by the coding sequence GTGCCCGAGACGACCGCTGCGATGGCAGACCTCCCCAGCCTTCGCATCCTGCGGGCTGACCTCATCACCATACAAAGCTGCCCCATGCCGCCGCTGTCCTGGCCCCGTTGGCTGCGCTGGCTGCCCCACAGCCTCGTGTGCCTCGCAGCCGCTCTGACTGCCGCTGCGGCAGGGGCGACGGCACCGGTCCCGGCCACTGGGCATGCGGCCATGCTGGTGGTGGCCCTGCGTCGGCCGGCGTCCGCCTGGTGGCTGTCGATGGCCTTTCTCACCGGTATCACGTTGGAGTATCCGCCCACCCACGACACCCAGATCTATGTGTGGATGGTGCATGCCGGGGTCCTCTTCCTTCTCGCGCTGCGGGTGCGCTTGTTCTCGGCGATCACCGCGGCCGTCTTCAGCGCCCTGTCGGCCGTTCTGCTGAAGCTGTCCGGCAGTTCCGTCGGCTCATGGAAGATGATCATCGGGGCTCTCGCGCTGTTCGCTGTGGCCGTGGTCATCGGAGCCGTGGTACGCGGCCGCCGCGAGGACCATGCACGCCTCACCGAGCAGATCGCCGCCACGGCCCGGGAACGGGCGCTGCGCACTGTCCTGGAAGAGCGCACTCGGATCGCCCGCGAGCTGCATGACGTTGTGGCCCATCACCTGTCACTCATCTCCATCCAAGCCGATGCCGCGCCCTATCGGGTCCAGGGTCCACCACCGGAACTGGTCGCCGAGCTGGCCTCGATCCGTGCCAACGCACTTGAAGGGCTGGCCGAACTGCGCCACATGCTGGATCTCCTGCGGTCGAACAGTCCCGGCGACAGCACGACCGGCACCAGCCCGCAGCCCTCCCTGGCGCAGCTTGACGGGCTGCTCGGCAACGTACGGGCTGCCGGCCTTCGCGCGACCGTACGGATCGAGGGCACTGCCCGCCATCTGCCCCCGGGCGTGGAACTGTCGGCCTACCGCATCATCCAGGAAGCCCTCAGCAACGTTCTGCGCCATGCACCGGGTGCCGAGACACACGTCGAACTCGTCTATGCACGCGATACGCTGGGTCTGAGGGTCGTCAACGGGCCGGCCCCGCTCCCCGCTGCCCCCTCACCCGGGGCCGGGCACGGTGTCATCGGCATGCGGGAGCGCATCGCAATGCTCGGCGGTGATTTGGCCGTTGGCCCCGCCCCCGACGGTGGCTACAAGGTCAGCGCGGCCCTGCCCACATGTACCGCGCCCGCTGTGGGCAAGGAGACCTACATATGA
- a CDS encoding variant leucine-rich repeat-containing protein, with translation MDRDDDVAEAWSPATPLSRLRELAAQAPGTARIVASRIGQPADLAEEVAARAVAGGPAWFGVLCALAAHPATSAERLAELAAHPEESVRRVVAVHRATPKAALKALARDGSAAVRRALAGRERLPRKVAAVLVADTSAEVRLTLVRRIGARPEHLRSWPPTRTRGSAAWWPHSVMPVTRTSPTRTRGCAAPPSTSAQQENSRRCSIPWRRTRTPASGS, from the coding sequence ATGGACAGGGACGACGACGTCGCGGAGGCGTGGAGCCCGGCCACACCGCTGTCACGGCTGCGCGAGCTGGCCGCGCAGGCTCCGGGGACGGCAAGGATCGTGGCGTCCCGAATAGGCCAGCCGGCCGATCTGGCCGAGGAGGTGGCCGCTCGGGCCGTTGCCGGCGGCCCGGCCTGGTTCGGGGTGCTGTGCGCGCTCGCCGCCCACCCGGCCACCTCGGCCGAACGGTTGGCCGAGCTCGCCGCCCACCCCGAGGAGTCGGTGCGCCGGGTGGTGGCGGTGCACCGCGCGACCCCCAAAGCGGCGCTCAAGGCGCTGGCCCGGGACGGATCGGCAGCGGTGCGCCGGGCCCTGGCCGGGCGCGAGAGACTCCCGCGCAAGGTGGCCGCGGTGCTGGTCGCCGACACCTCCGCCGAAGTCCGGCTGACCCTGGTCCGCCGGATCGGCGCCCGGCCGGAGCATCTGCGGTCCTGGCCGCCGACCCGGACGCGCGGGTCCGCCGCGTGGTGGCCGCACTCGGTCATGCCGGTGACGCGGACCTCACCGACCCGGACCCGGGGGTGCGCCGCACCGCCGTCCACAAGCGCGCAGCAGGAGAACTCGCGCCGCTGCTCGATACCCTGGCGCAGGACCCGGACCCCCGCATCCGGGAGCTGA
- a CDS encoding HEAT repeat domain-containing protein, producing MRRTAVHKRAAGELAPLLDTLAQDPDPRIRELMGQQYHNRTPAVLARLAADPEPGVRAAAATNAFTPVRQLTELAGDPSLPVLVAISQNETAPPETLARLVDTITRSFGGGQSITPGQEVDVQRLVYAALEHPAAPPESLRALHALDLWPYFHPGNAMDQPNWPPDLMIEFGLQYCASTVSGKAERASFAAIDEARRAEPPADVLAAMVRSPIHYLRRARSRCLSERDGCVCAGQACGWSFGGRDEVLCRLFGGGAGCRR from the coding sequence GTGCGCCGCACCGCCGTCCACAAGCGCGCAGCAGGAGAACTCGCGCCGCTGCTCGATACCCTGGCGCAGGACCCGGACCCCCGCATCCGGGAGCTGATGGGCCAGCAGTACCACAACCGCACCCCGGCCGTGCTGGCCCGGCTCGCGGCCGACCCTGAACCGGGCGTCCGGGCCGCCGCCGCGACCAACGCGTTCACCCCCGTCCGGCAGCTCACCGAACTGGCCGGCGACCCGAGCCTGCCCGTGCTCGTCGCGATCAGCCAGAACGAGACGGCCCCGCCCGAGACACTCGCCCGGCTGGTCGACACGATCACGCGCTCGTTCGGTGGCGGCCAGAGCATCACCCCCGGGCAGGAGGTGGACGTCCAGCGCCTGGTGTACGCGGCTCTGGAACACCCCGCCGCCCCGCCCGAGTCGCTGCGGGCACTGCACGCACTGGACCTGTGGCCGTACTTCCACCCCGGGAACGCCATGGACCAACCGAACTGGCCGCCGGACCTGATGATCGAATTCGGGCTGCAGTACTGCGCGAGCACGGTATCGGGCAAGGCGGAACGCGCGAGCTTCGCAGCCATCGACGAAGCCCGGCGTGCCGAACCGCCGGCAGACGTGCTCGCCGCCATGGTTCGCAGCCCGATCCACTACCTGCGCCGCGCCAGAAGCCGTTGTCTTTCCGAGCGTGATGGGTGTGTTTGCGCTGGTCAGGCATGTGGCTGGTCTTTCGGTGGGAGGGACGAGGTGTTGTGTCGTCTCTTCGGTGGAGGTGCTGGATGCCGTCGGTGA
- a CDS encoding IS5 family transposase, protein MTDAEWAEVRAALPVPGWLEGRGGQPEGYCHRQMVDAVRYLVAGGVTWRAMPADFPAWDRVYAFFRRWRDKGLTAEFHDRLRDRIREAAGRDLEPTAGIIDAQSVKGAASVPAATRGFDGGKKVNGRKRHIVVDTLGLLLTVVVTAASVTDRDAGQTLLARLRERHWRITLVWADGGYTGQLVDLARNVLRIALTVVKRSDDTTGFVVLPKRWLVERTFAWLMRSRRLARDYEARTDSAEAMILWSMSMLMSRRLARRRH, encoded by the coding sequence ATGACGGACGCGGAATGGGCCGAGGTCCGTGCCGCACTTCCGGTGCCGGGCTGGCTGGAGGGCCGCGGCGGACAGCCGGAGGGCTATTGCCACCGGCAGATGGTCGACGCGGTCCGCTACCTGGTCGCGGGCGGCGTCACCTGGCGGGCGATGCCCGCGGACTTCCCCGCGTGGGACCGCGTCTACGCCTTCTTCCGACGCTGGCGCGACAAAGGCCTGACGGCCGAGTTCCACGACCGGCTCCGCGACCGGATCCGTGAAGCGGCCGGCCGCGACCTGGAACCGACGGCGGGCATCATCGACGCCCAGTCGGTGAAAGGCGCCGCATCGGTGCCGGCCGCGACCAGGGGCTTCGACGGCGGCAAGAAGGTCAACGGCCGCAAGCGCCACATCGTGGTGGACACCCTCGGTCTGCTGCTGACCGTCGTGGTCACGGCGGCATCCGTCACTGACCGGGACGCGGGACAGACACTGCTGGCCCGGCTGCGCGAGCGGCACTGGCGCATCACGCTGGTCTGGGCCGACGGCGGCTACACCGGCCAACTCGTCGACCTCGCCCGCAACGTGCTGCGGATCGCGCTGACGGTGGTCAAACGCAGCGACGACACCACAGGCTTCGTCGTCCTGCCGAAAAGATGGCTGGTGGAGCGCACGTTCGCATGGCTGATGCGCTCACGCCGCCTGGCCCGCGACTACGAAGCCCGCACCGACAGCGCCGAGGCGATGATCCTGTGGTCGATGAGCATGCTCATGAGCCGTCGCCTCGCCCGGCGACGGCACTGA
- a CDS encoding 3-oxoacyl-ACP synthase III family protein, with the protein MSTTAHSRIEALGVCLPAAVQTTPQLAALVAGLGEVDIEKITGIAERRVYDPEPAAGEDSFGMALSAAQDALESSRYRAADLDIVISASITRFKDGSRFTFEPSFAAMLARELGARSAIHFDVSNACAGMMTGVWLLDRMIRSGAVRRGLVVSGEQATRVAQTAAREMTDSYDPQFASLSVGDSASAVVLDVSADAADRVHYIELMTCSEYSHLCMGMPSDRTPGIALYTDNKKMHNRDRLKLWPRFHGDFLAKRGRSFAGEEFDYVIQHQVGTRFIDYVNQTAEAEFAAPMPASLSVVERYGNTATTSHFLTLCEHLRAGSARPGAKYLLVPAASGVVTGALSATLTNVGV; encoded by the coding sequence ATGAGCACCACCGCACACAGCCGAATAGAAGCCTTAGGCGTCTGCCTTCCAGCAGCAGTCCAGACCACCCCCCAACTCGCCGCCCTGGTCGCGGGGCTGGGGGAGGTGGACATCGAGAAGATCACCGGGATCGCCGAGCGGCGCGTGTACGACCCCGAACCGGCGGCAGGCGAGGACTCGTTCGGGATGGCCCTGTCCGCCGCCCAGGACGCGCTGGAGTCCTCCCGCTACCGGGCCGCCGACCTCGACATCGTCATCTCCGCCTCGATCACCCGCTTCAAGGACGGCAGCCGCTTCACCTTCGAACCGTCCTTCGCCGCGATGCTGGCCAGGGAGCTGGGCGCCCGCTCCGCCATCCACTTCGACGTCTCCAACGCCTGCGCCGGAATGATGACCGGCGTGTGGCTGCTCGACCGCATGATCCGCTCCGGTGCCGTGCGTCGTGGCTTGGTTGTCAGCGGCGAGCAGGCCACCCGTGTCGCGCAGACCGCCGCACGCGAGATGACCGACTCCTACGACCCGCAGTTCGCCTCGCTCTCCGTCGGGGATTCGGCGTCCGCAGTCGTCCTCGACGTTTCCGCCGACGCCGCCGACCGCGTCCACTACATCGAGCTGATGACCTGCTCCGAGTACTCCCACCTGTGCATGGGCATGCCCAGCGACCGCACCCCGGGCATCGCCCTCTACACGGACAACAAGAAGATGCACAACCGCGACCGGCTCAAGCTGTGGCCGCGGTTCCACGGGGACTTTCTGGCCAAGAGGGGGCGGTCGTTCGCTGGTGAGGAGTTCGACTACGTCATCCAGCACCAGGTCGGCACCCGTTTCATCGACTACGTCAACCAGACGGCCGAGGCCGAATTCGCCGCCCCCATGCCTGCCTCCCTCTCTGTGGTCGAGCGGTACGGAAACACCGCCACGACCTCGCACTTTCTGACGTTGTGCGAGCACCTCAGGGCGGGCAGCGCCCGCCCCGGGGCCAAGTACCTGCTGGTGCCGGCCGCCTCCGGTGTGGTCACCGGGGCCCTGTCCGCGACGCTCACGAACGTGGGGGTCTGA
- a CDS encoding fatty acid CoA ligase family protein: MAGWLERNARAFPDKPAVIHPDGLNSGSYATITYGELQQTVEELARGFRRAGITRGTRTVLMAPPGPELFALCFALFRVGAVPVVVDPGMGVRRMLHCYRAVGAEAFIGPPLAQLVRVLGRRTFAGVRVPVTLGRRRLGRGHTLAALRTTPATGSHTDAAALTGGDDLLMIGFTTGSTGPAKGVEYTHRMALSIARQIEAVHGRTRDDVSLVTLPFYGVLDLVYGSTLVLAPLAPARVAQADPALLVDALERFRVTTMFASPALLRNLAGHLTGSARGRHPLPDLRCVVSGGAPVPDAVVAALRRVLDEKAKIHVTYGATEVLPITSIEAAEILGDDDVEFNREASGTAARAAAGEGTCVGRPVPGTRVTIAPVTDGPLARLDSTTSLSAGRVGEILVHGDSVSQHYHRAPQSDVAHKVTEERPGGEDPRTWHRTGDLGHLDAEGRLWFCGRTAQRVRTGYRDLHTVRCEGVFDAHPLVRRTALVGIGPAGAQRPVICVETETGEGGAALDERAWTKLVAELRTMAEAHAATTGLQEFLRHPAFPVDIRHNAKIGREELARWAERQQARSASSPGRRAVRIVPLAGWAYLVGGAVWAATGGVPDLPMLRWLWWVDAFLSIGVHAAQIPLALPRGREAGHGTASVVGCTMLYGATWWRAL; encoded by the coding sequence GTGGCCGGATGGCTCGAGCGAAACGCCCGCGCCTTTCCCGACAAGCCGGCCGTCATCCACCCCGACGGCCTTAACTCCGGCAGTTACGCCACCATCACCTACGGCGAGTTGCAGCAGACGGTCGAGGAGCTGGCCCGCGGATTCCGGCGCGCCGGGATCACCCGGGGCACCAGGACGGTGCTGATGGCCCCACCCGGGCCGGAGCTGTTCGCCCTCTGCTTCGCGCTGTTCCGGGTCGGGGCCGTGCCCGTCGTCGTGGATCCCGGCATGGGCGTACGGCGCATGCTCCACTGCTACCGGGCGGTGGGCGCCGAGGCGTTCATCGGGCCGCCCCTCGCCCAGCTCGTGCGCGTTCTGGGCCGCCGTACCTTCGCCGGGGTACGCGTGCCCGTCACCCTGGGACGGCGCCGGCTCGGCCGCGGCCACACACTGGCCGCGCTGCGCACCACCCCCGCAACCGGGAGTCATACGGACGCGGCGGCACTGACCGGCGGGGACGACCTGCTGATGATCGGCTTCACCACCGGAAGCACGGGCCCCGCCAAGGGAGTCGAATACACCCACCGCATGGCGTTGTCCATCGCCCGCCAGATAGAAGCCGTCCACGGCCGCACCCGCGACGACGTATCCCTGGTCACGCTGCCCTTCTACGGAGTGCTCGACCTCGTCTACGGATCCACCCTGGTCCTCGCGCCGCTGGCCCCCGCCCGGGTCGCCCAGGCGGACCCGGCGCTGCTCGTGGACGCGCTGGAACGATTCCGCGTCACCACGATGTTCGCCTCGCCTGCCCTGTTGCGGAACCTGGCCGGTCACCTCACCGGATCCGCCCGCGGCCGCCACCCGCTGCCCGACCTGCGCTGCGTCGTCTCCGGCGGGGCCCCGGTGCCCGACGCGGTAGTGGCCGCGCTGCGCCGCGTACTCGACGAGAAGGCGAAGATCCATGTGACCTACGGGGCCACGGAGGTACTGCCGATCACCTCGATCGAGGCGGCCGAGATCCTCGGCGACGACGACGTCGAATTCAACCGCGAAGCCAGCGGTACCGCGGCCCGCGCCGCCGCGGGCGAAGGGACCTGTGTCGGTCGACCCGTCCCCGGCACCCGCGTGACCATCGCCCCCGTCACCGACGGCCCGCTCGCCCGCCTGGACTCCACAACCAGCCTGTCGGCCGGGCGCGTCGGCGAGATCCTGGTCCACGGCGACTCCGTCAGCCAGCACTACCACCGAGCACCCCAATCCGACGTCGCGCACAAGGTGACCGAGGAACGCCCCGGCGGCGAAGACCCCCGAACCTGGCACCGAACCGGCGACCTCGGCCACCTCGACGCCGAAGGACGGCTGTGGTTCTGCGGGCGCACCGCGCAGCGGGTCCGCACCGGCTACCGGGACCTGCACACCGTGCGCTGCGAGGGAGTCTTCGACGCCCATCCCCTGGTCCGGCGCACCGCCCTGGTCGGCATCGGGCCGGCTGGCGCGCAACGGCCCGTCATCTGCGTGGAGACCGAGACCGGGGAGGGCGGGGCAGCGCTCGACGAACGCGCATGGACGAAGCTGGTCGCCGAGCTGCGCACGATGGCCGAGGCGCACGCCGCGACCACCGGCCTCCAGGAGTTCCTGCGCCACCCCGCTTTCCCCGTGGACATCCGGCACAACGCCAAGATCGGCCGCGAGGAGCTGGCCCGCTGGGCCGAGCGGCAGCAGGCCCGGTCCGCGTCGTCCCCGGGTCGGCGTGCGGTCCGGATCGTGCCGCTCGCCGGATGGGCGTATCTCGTCGGCGGGGCCGTGTGGGCCGCGACCGGGGGAGTCCCCGACCTCCCGATGCTGCGGTGGCTGTGGTGGGTCGACGCCTTCCTCAGCATCGGCGTGCACGCCGCGCAGATCCCGCTCGCGCTGCCGCGCGGCCGGGAGGCCGGACACGGGACCGCCTCCGTGGTCGGGTGCACCATGCTCTACGGCGCGACCTGGTGGCGGGCGCTGTGA
- a CDS encoding NAD-dependent epimerase/dehydratase family protein has product MAGAVKILVTGASGFLGGHLVDGALRQGHRVRALVRPGSDAVRLRSLPGVEVVTGDLTDDGSLGRAAQGCEAVLHSAARVVDHGSRAQFEAANVTGTQRLLAAARSAGARRFVFVSSPSALMRVREGDRLSIDESTPYPERWFNHYCETKAIAEQYVRAADGPEFTTCAVRPRGIWGPRDHAGFLPRMVDAMRAGRLPDLSGGKRVLVSLCHVDNAVDACMRAALAPAGRVGGKAYFVVDREETDLWPFLARVGALFDCPPPAPRIPLVLGRGMAAAVETGWHLRRRSAGSGSGPGGGTDAAPPLSRYMMALLTRSATYDTHAARHDLGYAAPRTQADGLRALQEWVTALGGIAAWTAGPAAWTGTTASAGPTPDHTEQGSTQS; this is encoded by the coding sequence GTGGCGGGCGCTGTGAAGATCCTGGTCACCGGAGCATCCGGATTCCTGGGCGGGCACCTGGTCGACGGCGCCCTGCGCCAGGGCCATCGGGTCCGCGCCCTCGTACGGCCTGGCAGCGATGCCGTACGGCTGCGCTCCCTGCCCGGCGTCGAGGTCGTCACCGGCGACCTCACCGACGATGGTTCGCTCGGGCGGGCGGCACAGGGCTGCGAGGCGGTCCTGCACAGCGCGGCTCGGGTCGTCGACCACGGCAGCCGCGCGCAGTTCGAGGCCGCCAACGTCACCGGCACGCAGCGGCTGCTGGCAGCAGCGAGGTCGGCGGGGGCGCGGCGGTTCGTGTTCGTGTCCAGCCCGAGCGCGCTGATGCGGGTACGGGAGGGCGACCGTCTCAGTATCGACGAGAGCACCCCGTACCCGGAGCGGTGGTTCAACCACTACTGCGAGACGAAGGCGATCGCCGAACAGTACGTACGGGCGGCCGACGGGCCGGAGTTCACCACCTGCGCCGTACGGCCGCGCGGCATCTGGGGGCCGCGCGACCACGCCGGATTCCTGCCACGCATGGTCGACGCTATGCGCGCGGGCCGACTGCCCGACCTGTCGGGCGGCAAACGGGTGCTGGTCTCGCTCTGCCACGTCGACAACGCGGTGGACGCCTGTATGCGGGCCGCGCTCGCCCCCGCCGGCCGGGTCGGCGGCAAGGCCTACTTCGTCGTGGACCGCGAGGAGACGGACCTGTGGCCGTTCCTGGCCCGGGTTGGTGCCCTCTTCGACTGCCCGCCGCCCGCTCCGCGCATCCCGCTCGTCCTCGGCCGCGGGATGGCCGCGGCGGTCGAGACGGGCTGGCACCTGCGCCGCCGGTCCGCGGGCAGCGGCAGCGGCCCAGGAGGCGGTACGGACGCGGCTCCGCCCCTGAGCCGCTACATGATGGCGCTGCTGACCCGCTCGGCGACGTACGACACCCATGCCGCCCGACACGACCTCGGCTACGCGGCTCCGCGCACCCAGGCCGACGGGCTGCGAGCACTGCAGGAGTGGGTGACGGCGCTGGGCGGCATCGCGGCCTGGACCGCCGGCCCGGCCGCCTGGACCGGCACCACCGCATCGGCTGGCCCCACACCCGACCACACCGAACAAGGAAGCACGCAGTCATGA